The Streptomyces sp. HUAS MG91 sequence GCCGTTCGGCAGCTCGTACTCGGCGTCCTCGCCGACCTTCTTGCCGTTCACGCCCGTGCCCAGCGGCGACTGCGGCGAGTACGTCTCGATGTCGGAGCTCGCGTACTCGCGGGAGGCGAGCAGGAACTCGAGGGTGTCGTCCTCGTCGCCGTCGAAGGCGATGGTGACGACCATGCCCGGCGCGACGACGCCGGTGGCGGCCGGGGCCTCGCCGACCTTGGCCTTCTCAAGGAGCTGGGTCAGCTGGCGGATGCGGAGCTCCTGCTTGCCCTGCTCCTCCTTGGCCGCGTGGTACCCGCCGTTCTCGCGCAGGTCGCCCTCCTCGCGCGCCGCCGCGATCTTCTGCGTGACTTCCTCGCGCGCGGGACCAGACAGGTGAGCCAGCTCGTCCTTGAGCTTGGTGTACGCCTCCTGCGTCAGCCAGGTGACGTCTTCGCTGGTCTGGGTCACAGGTCGCTCCTCGTAGGTACTGGGATACAAAGCATCGCCCTACCCAGAAGGATGTTCCCTCTCGAGTGGGCGAAACCACGAGCCTAACAATTCACCGGCCAAAGGGGGAGGACATAAGGCATCAGTTTTACGTCAACGCAGGTCAGCCACGATGGGGCGGTGGCGGCCGGGGTCGGTCGGGGTCAGTCGGCGTGGCAGCCGAGCAGTTCGGCCGTCGTTCCCCTGCCGCCGGACGTGCGGAGCGTGACGACCTTGTCGATCCGGTCCTGCTTCTGGTCGAAGCGGAAGTCGGCGCGGCCCACCTCGGAGCCGTCCGCGTCCTGGGAGCGGATCGTGCAGTAGCCGGAGGTACCGGTGTCCTTGCGGATCTCCAGATGGACCTTGACGTTGTCGTCGTAGGTCTTGAACGCGATGACCTCACCGCTGAACTTGCTGCCGCCCGCGATGTAGTACCAGCCGAACCAGACCATCATCGCGGCGAACAGGGTGCCCAGCACGATCGCGGCGATGCGCAGCTTGCGGTCGGCGCGGGCGTCGGCGCTGCGCGGCGAGCTGTAGCGGCCCTCGGGCAGTTGCTGCTGCGCGGCGCTCATCAGCCAGTTCCTCTCGCCTCGCCCGTCAAGATGCGGACACCGGAATTTTCGGCCCCCCGGTTCGGTCACTATAGAAGCCGCCCATTGCACCGAATCACACCAGGGCGCCCTATCTCACCGAGGATCTTGTCTTGACTGAGCAGCTGCGACTGATGGCCGTTCACGCCCACCCCGACGACGAGTCGTCGAAGGGCGCGGCCACGATGGCCAAGTATGTGTCCGAGGGGGTGGACGTGCTGGTCGTCACGTGCACGGGCGGCGAGCGCGGCTCCATCCTCAACCCCAAGCTCCAGGGGGACACGTACATCGAGGAGCACATCCACGAGGTGCGCAAGAAGGAGATGGACGAGGCCCGCGAGATCCTCGGCGTCAAGCAGGAGTGGCTCGGCTTCGTCGACTCGGGACTGCCCGAGGGCGACCCGCTGCCGCCGCTGCCGGAGGGCTGCTTCGCGCTGGAGGACGTCGACGCGGCGGCCGGCCGCCTGGTCCGGCAGATCCGCGCCTTCCGTCCT is a genomic window containing:
- a CDS encoding DUF4307 domain-containing protein, yielding MSAAQQQLPEGRYSSPRSADARADRKLRIAAIVLGTLFAAMMVWFGWYYIAGGSKFSGEVIAFKTYDDNVKVHLEIRKDTGTSGYCTIRSQDADGSEVGRADFRFDQKQDRIDKVVTLRTSGGRGTTAELLGCHAD
- the greA gene encoding transcription elongation factor GreA, producing the protein MTQTSEDVTWLTQEAYTKLKDELAHLSGPAREEVTQKIAAAREEGDLRENGGYHAAKEEQGKQELRIRQLTQLLEKAKVGEAPAATGVVAPGMVVTIAFDGDEDDTLEFLLASREYASSDIETYSPQSPLGTGVNGKKVGEDAEYELPNGKLASVRILKAEPYSG